Proteins found in one Pelobacter seleniigenes DSM 18267 genomic segment:
- the kdsB gene encoding 3-deoxy-manno-octulosonate cytidylyltransferase, with product MNKATAIVPARYASTRFPGKPLALINGLPMIQHVYERVAKAQAVERVIVATDDRRIAEVVAGFGGEVMLTRADHPTGTDRLAEVAAQIDAELIVNVQGDEPLIDPRMIDQAVTPLLHDSGIQMGTLAARIDELADFYSPNVVKVVKDEAGFALYFSRAPIPWPRDLSQDELAAALPHERLLRHIGLYVYRRDLLLAYPRWPKTALESLENLEQLRALERGVRLYVAETEYACHGVDTPADLERVALLMAKEKNN from the coding sequence ATGAACAAAGCAACAGCGATTGTCCCGGCTCGCTACGCCTCCACCAGGTTTCCCGGCAAACCGTTGGCGCTGATCAACGGACTGCCGATGATTCAGCATGTTTATGAGCGCGTGGCAAAGGCGCAAGCGGTCGAGCGGGTTATCGTGGCAACGGACGACCGGCGGATTGCCGAAGTGGTGGCGGGTTTTGGCGGGGAGGTTATGCTGACCCGTGCCGATCATCCGACCGGGACCGATCGCCTGGCGGAAGTGGCGGCGCAGATCGATGCCGAGCTGATTGTGAATGTCCAGGGTGATGAGCCGTTGATTGATCCGCGGATGATCGACCAGGCGGTGACGCCGCTGTTGCACGATTCGGGTATCCAGATGGGAACTCTGGCCGCGCGGATCGATGAACTCGCTGATTTTTACAGCCCCAACGTGGTCAAGGTGGTGAAGGATGAAGCCGGCTTCGCCCTCTATTTTTCCCGGGCGCCGATTCCCTGGCCGAGAGACCTGAGCCAGGATGAACTGGCCGCGGCGCTGCCCCATGAGCGGCTGCTGCGTCACATCGGTCTTTATGTCTACCGGCGGGATCTATTGCTGGCTTACCCGCGCTGGCCGAAAACAGCTCTGGAATCTCTGGAAAACCTGGAGCAGTTACGGGCTCTGGAACGCGGGGTGCGACTCTATGTGGCAGAAACGGAATATGCCTGCCACGGGGTTGATACCCCTGCTGACCTGGAGCGGGTTGCACTTTTGATGGCTAAAGAAAAAAATAATTAA
- the ybeY gene encoding rRNA maturation RNase YbeY, with protein MRIQIENQQTRHKILKRQLRKIAQKILNVSGFPDAELSILIVDNAGIQVINRDYLQRDRPTNVISFAMQEGEGGGVQPQVLGDVVISAERAASDADAAGIPFEHELWFLLVHGVLHLLGYDHERGSVSDAELMEAKEREVFSALLQEFQLDETLSTR; from the coding sequence GTGCGAATTCAGATCGAAAATCAACAGACCCGGCACAAGATTCTGAAACGACAGCTGCGCAAGATAGCCCAGAAGATCTTAAACGTCTCGGGATTTCCTGATGCCGAGCTGTCGATTCTGATTGTCGATAATGCCGGCATTCAGGTGATCAACCGGGATTACCTGCAGCGGGATCGGCCGACCAATGTGATCTCTTTTGCCATGCAGGAGGGCGAAGGCGGTGGCGTTCAACCGCAGGTTCTCGGTGACGTGGTGATCTCCGCCGAGCGGGCTGCCAGCGATGCCGACGCGGCCGGGATACCTTTTGAACACGAGCTCTGGTTTCTGCTGGTTCATGGCGTTCTGCACCTGCTTGGCTATGATCACGAGCGGGGCAGCGTCAGCGACGCAGAGCTTATGGAAGCTAAGGAGCGGGAGGTGTTCAGTGCCTTGCTCCAGGAATTTCAGCTCGACGAAACTTTGTCAACCAGATAA
- a CDS encoding hemolysin family protein, with protein MDTEHSQEPDSWLKRLSRKLAQRPQACSEEDLHELIDASEQQGIIDEDEGEMLQSILELDETILREIMVPRTDMVCADADAPLGEALKAILDSGHSRIPIYKGNIDNIIGLVYAKDLLQFWGRPIDDIALAEVLRPPYLVPESKQVSVLLKEFRETRVHIAIVIDEYGGTSGLVTIEDLIEEIVGDIQDEYDLEEDWLVEDSDGSIVVDGRLSIEEFEEHYDIEVAREKFDTVGGYIVEQFGRVPATGERVRVNGLEMLIEQGDQRAVRKIRIFPPQESISAQDDS; from the coding sequence GTGGACACCGAACATTCTCAGGAGCCTGACAGTTGGTTGAAACGCTTATCGCGTAAACTGGCTCAAAGGCCGCAGGCCTGTAGTGAAGAGGACCTGCACGAGTTGATCGATGCATCTGAGCAGCAGGGCATCATCGACGAAGACGAAGGGGAGATGCTGCAGTCGATACTGGAGCTGGATGAAACGATCCTGCGCGAGATCATGGTCCCGCGCACCGACATGGTCTGTGCCGATGCCGATGCCCCGTTGGGAGAGGCTCTCAAAGCGATTCTCGATTCCGGACATTCCCGGATCCCGATTTATAAAGGGAACATTGACAACATTATCGGCCTGGTTTACGCCAAGGACCTGCTGCAGTTCTGGGGGCGACCCATCGATGATATCGCCCTGGCCGAAGTCTTGCGCCCGCCGTATCTGGTCCCCGAGTCAAAACAGGTCAGCGTGCTGCTCAAGGAATTTCGGGAAACGCGGGTCCATATCGCGATTGTTATCGACGAGTACGGCGGCACTTCGGGATTGGTGACCATTGAGGATCTGATCGAAGAGATTGTCGGTGATATCCAGGATGAATACGATCTGGAAGAGGACTGGCTGGTTGAGGACAGTGACGGCTCCATTGTTGTCGACGGGCGGCTGTCCATTGAAGAATTTGAGGAACACTACGATATCGAAGTCGCCAGGGAGAAGTTCGACACAGTCGGCGGGTATATCGTGGAACAGTTCGGGCGGGTCCCTGCGACCGGGGAGCGGGTCCGCGTCAATGGGCTGGAGATGTTGATTGAACAGGGTGATCAGCGCGCGGTCAGAAAAATTCGCATTTTCCCACCCCAGGAATCTATTTCCGCCCAGGATGATAGTTGA
- a CDS encoding CTP synthase, producing the protein MKTKFLFVTGGVVSSLGKGLSAASIGALMEARGLRVSMQKMDPYINVDPGTMSPFQHGEVFVTDDGAETDLDLGHYERYTSAKLSRKSNFTTGQVYDSVIRKERRGDYLGGTVQVIPHITNEIKQKILDNAKGVDIAIVEVGGTVGDIESLPFLEAIRQFRVDRGRENVLYIHLTLVPYIATAGELKTKPTQHSVKDLREIGIQPDILLCRCDREIPREMKAKIALFCNVPEAAVITARDVGTIYECPQAFHEQGLDERIVDYLNIWTKAPDLSDWERIVERVKQPAGETTIAIVGKYVDLTESYKSLSEALTHGGIANNCRVNLEYIDSEALERHGISDAFAKVDGILVPGGFGERGSEGKIAAIRYARENNIPFFGICLGMQMAVVEFSRHVCNIEDAHSSEFHEEAKNPVIHIMEDQKKVKGKGGTMRLGAYPCDLKKDTLARRIYGTDHLSERHRHRFEFNNSYLKKLQTCGLVFSGMNPEAGLVEIVELTDHPWFLGCQFHPEFKSRPMEPHPLFESFVGACLKQGQEKK; encoded by the coding sequence ATGAAAACCAAGTTTCTATTTGTAACCGGTGGTGTGGTGTCTTCCTTGGGCAAGGGCCTTTCCGCAGCCTCGATAGGTGCTTTGATGGAAGCGCGCGGGCTGCGTGTTTCCATGCAGAAAATGGACCCTTATATCAATGTCGATCCCGGCACCATGAGCCCTTTTCAGCATGGCGAAGTCTTTGTCACTGATGACGGTGCCGAAACCGATCTCGATCTTGGGCACTATGAGCGTTATACCTCGGCCAAATTATCGCGCAAATCGAATTTTACCACCGGCCAGGTTTATGATTCGGTGATTCGCAAAGAGCGACGCGGCGATTATCTCGGCGGAACCGTTCAGGTGATTCCCCATATCACCAATGAAATCAAACAGAAGATCCTCGACAACGCCAAGGGGGTCGATATCGCCATTGTCGAAGTCGGCGGTACGGTCGGCGATATCGAGTCGCTGCCGTTTCTGGAAGCGATCCGCCAGTTCCGGGTTGATCGCGGCCGGGAAAATGTCCTTTATATCCATTTGACACTGGTCCCTTATATCGCCACCGCCGGCGAACTGAAAACCAAACCGACCCAACACAGCGTCAAGGATCTGCGGGAGATCGGGATTCAGCCCGATATTCTGCTGTGTCGCTGCGACCGTGAAATCCCCCGGGAAATGAAGGCAAAGATCGCGCTGTTCTGTAACGTGCCGGAAGCAGCGGTCATTACCGCGCGCGATGTTGGTACCATCTATGAGTGTCCGCAGGCTTTCCACGAGCAGGGGCTGGACGAGCGGATCGTTGATTATCTGAATATCTGGACCAAAGCGCCCGATCTGTCCGACTGGGAACGAATTGTCGAGCGGGTCAAACAGCCGGCCGGGGAAACGACGATTGCCATTGTCGGTAAATATGTCGACTTGACCGAGAGTTATAAGTCCCTTTCGGAAGCCCTGACCCACGGCGGGATCGCCAATAATTGTCGGGTCAACCTGGAGTATATCGATTCCGAAGCCCTGGAACGCCACGGCATCAGCGATGCTTTTGCCAAAGTGGATGGAATCCTGGTGCCCGGCGGGTTCGGTGAACGCGGTAGCGAAGGCAAGATCGCCGCGATTCGGTATGCACGGGAGAACAATATCCCGTTTTTCGGGATCTGCTTGGGTATGCAGATGGCCGTGGTGGAGTTTTCCCGCCATGTCTGCAATATTGAAGACGCCCACTCCTCGGAATTCCATGAAGAGGCCAAAAATCCGGTGATCCACATCATGGAGGATCAGAAAAAAGTCAAAGGGAAGGGGGGGACCATGCGTCTTGGCGCATATCCCTGTGACCTCAAAAAAGATACCCTGGCACGGCGGATTTACGGTACTGACCATCTTTCCGAGCGCCATCGTCATCGGTTCGAATTCAATAACAGCTATTTGAAAAAACTGCAGACCTGCGGGCTGGTTTTTTCGGGAATGAACCCCGAGGCCGGACTGGTGGAAATCGTTGAATTGACCGATCATCCATGGTTTCTGGGTTGCCAATTCCACCCTGAATTCAAATCGCGGCCGATGGAGCCGCACCCCTTGTTTGAATCGTTTGTCGGTGCCTGCCTGAAGCAGGGCCAGGAGAAAAAATAA
- the lnt gene encoding apolipoprotein N-acyltransferase — protein MPRIDRVLLSAGLSGLLLAAAFPRPDFYPLAWVGLLPMLLTMRRRPFAAGFTCGLFFFGAVLYWLNIVMTTYGGLAPIFSLLAYFFLLVYLALYFAVPVWLSCRCEDLLNLPVLLTLPVFWVTAEYLRGLLLTGFPWALLGYSQQNFAVAIQSADVTGVHGVSFLLVLVNCALAWIISAPRSRRARIGFGLVVLVCCSHFGYGFWRLSQPLAKRAETLKVALVQGNIDQAQKWDPAFQRTNVDKYLHLSAQAALKHPDLVVWPEAATPFYLQDPIPLARRVKREAQQLGSTFLIGSPAYREVGPEQFEYFNSAYLISATGREVGRSDKIHLVPFGEYVPLGKLLSFVDKMVVGVGDFSPGTIRPLRLNGHQLGVLICYEAIFPELARAYVQGGADLLVNITNDAWFGRSSAPYQLLAMTRFRAIENRIWLARAANTGISALISPAGKVVASGPLFKDFFLTGTVGLGAGHTLYTRCGDVFAWGCLALTALIALLAVRRRRA, from the coding sequence ATGCCACGTATTGACCGCGTTTTGCTCAGTGCCGGGCTGTCCGGATTGCTGTTGGCTGCTGCCTTTCCCAGGCCGGATTTCTATCCATTGGCCTGGGTGGGGTTGCTGCCAATGCTGCTGACCATGCGTCGGCGCCCCTTTGCTGCAGGTTTCACCTGTGGCTTGTTTTTTTTTGGTGCGGTTCTCTACTGGCTGAATATCGTGATGACCACTTATGGTGGTCTGGCACCGATCTTTTCTCTGCTGGCCTATTTTTTTCTGCTGGTTTACCTGGCCCTTTATTTTGCTGTGCCGGTCTGGCTGTCCTGCCGCTGCGAAGACTTGCTCAACCTGCCGGTACTGCTGACCTTGCCGGTTTTTTGGGTGACCGCGGAATATTTGCGCGGCCTGCTGCTGACCGGTTTCCCCTGGGCCTTGCTCGGTTATTCTCAGCAGAACTTCGCCGTTGCGATCCAGAGTGCGGATGTCACCGGCGTCCATGGGGTCAGCTTTTTGCTGGTGCTGGTGAATTGCGCACTCGCCTGGATCATCAGTGCACCGCGTAGCCGCCGAGCCCGGATCGGATTCGGGCTGGTTGTTCTGGTCTGCTGCAGTCATTTCGGTTATGGCTTCTGGCGGCTGTCGCAGCCCCTGGCCAAGCGGGCCGAGACGCTCAAAGTTGCCCTGGTCCAGGGGAATATCGATCAGGCGCAAAAGTGGGACCCTGCTTTTCAGCGCACGAATGTCGACAAATATCTTCATCTGTCAGCGCAGGCCGCGCTGAAGCACCCGGACCTGGTGGTCTGGCCGGAAGCGGCGACTCCGTTTTATCTGCAAGACCCGATTCCCTTGGCCAGGAGGGTGAAACGAGAGGCCCAACAGCTGGGCAGCACTTTTTTGATCGGGAGCCCGGCTTATCGGGAGGTTGGCCCGGAACAGTTTGAGTATTTCAACAGCGCTTATCTGATCTCCGCCACTGGCCGCGAGGTCGGCCGGTCCGACAAAATTCACCTGGTCCCGTTCGGCGAATATGTTCCCTTGGGCAAGCTTTTGTCCTTTGTCGATAAAATGGTCGTCGGGGTCGGCGATTTTTCTCCGGGCACGATCCGGCCGTTGCGCCTGAACGGCCATCAGCTCGGCGTCCTGATCTGTTATGAAGCCATTTTCCCGGAGCTGGCTCGCGCCTATGTTCAGGGCGGCGCCGATTTGCTGGTCAACATAACCAATGACGCTTGGTTCGGACGCTCCTCAGCCCCTTACCAGCTTCTCGCCATGACCCGTTTCCGGGCCATCGAAAACCGGATTTGGCTGGCCCGGGCCGCCAATACCGGAATTTCCGCGTTGATTTCACCCGCCGGGAAGGTTGTCGCTTCTGGCCCCTTGTTCAAGGATTTTTTTCTCACCGGAACCGTTGGCCTGGGGGCTGGACATACTCTCTACACCCGCTGCGGAGATGTCTTTGCCTGGGGCTGCCTGGCGCTGACTGCTCTCATTGCCCTGTTGGCCGTCCGGCGTCGTCGCGCTTAA
- a CDS encoding HD family phosphohydrolase — protein sequence MTKEEKNKALHGRAIFFGCGVQGLRHKDRSQLAGWLLLAVAVLLTLIVVPKGGLIPVYRTPGDIASRDIKSPRDLLVEDAPLTEAKRDEAANAVPFIYDLDVAAGAQAIKRISSGLNLLLQHQQTPIQGEPDDFLRQLEADFGVPLTAEEYRPLLNMPLSQDIASSTTVLLKPVFERPIVANLQAFKNHQQEGLQLLDRSEGKELSPQLLSQVTGLNDALAEAKQQLALLDVSTAQRQTLLKVVQQQLRPNLVFNEEATAKRRLEARAQVAPVLFQIKKGEMIVREGERVTADQILKLKAIRDSGRDNRNLQTVVGLLICTLLLIYVCYLFGYRNISKFRPDSRDLLFLAAVFIVLFVLIKISIFIATGVGNTFAYVDSSAYFYAIPFALGAMLVRIVLNSETAFLFAVCCSLLVGVLFGNSLMMALFALTGSLVGAHGVRHCQQRATLYRAALWIGLTNMVLLLGIHFLSGRSFELQLLWKLGFGLLGGLASAVVVNGTVPLVESVFKYTTDIKLLELANMNSPVLRQLMIEAPGTYHHSILVGNLAECAAEAINANPLLARVAAYYHDIGKIKKPLYFIENSGGQRNKHDKLAPSMSALILTSHVKDGVELAKEHKLGTELMDIIQQHHGTTLIKFFYDRAKSQADPGVQQISERDYRYHGPKPQTREAALIMLADAIEAASRTLTDPTPARIQGMVQKLINNIFIDGQLNECDLTLKDLNLIARSFNRVLSGSFHHRVDYPEPVHIVREKTEVVDKAPVKDKARIKSANSDRKSTDPAQDSETTAAQDSPEDLKRLGIS from the coding sequence ATGACCAAAGAAGAGAAAAACAAGGCTCTGCACGGGCGAGCTATTTTTTTCGGTTGTGGGGTACAGGGGCTGCGCCACAAAGACCGCAGTCAGCTGGCCGGTTGGCTGTTGCTGGCGGTCGCGGTTTTGCTGACCCTGATTGTCGTCCCCAAAGGCGGCCTGATTCCGGTTTATCGTACGCCGGGGGATATCGCTTCCCGTGACATCAAATCGCCGCGGGATCTGTTGGTTGAAGATGCTCCCCTGACCGAGGCCAAGCGTGATGAAGCGGCCAATGCGGTTCCTTTTATCTATGATCTCGATGTCGCTGCCGGAGCGCAGGCCATCAAGCGGATCAGTAGCGGCCTGAATCTGCTCCTGCAGCATCAGCAAACGCCCATCCAGGGCGAACCGGACGATTTTTTGCGCCAACTGGAAGCCGACTTCGGCGTCCCGTTGACGGCCGAGGAATATCGTCCGCTACTGAACATGCCCCTCAGCCAGGATATCGCCAGCTCCACCACGGTGTTGCTCAAGCCGGTTTTTGAGCGGCCCATTGTCGCCAATCTGCAGGCTTTTAAAAATCATCAGCAGGAAGGGCTGCAGCTGTTGGATCGCAGTGAGGGGAAAGAGCTCTCTCCGCAGTTGCTCAGTCAGGTCACGGGGCTGAACGATGCCCTGGCCGAGGCCAAGCAGCAGCTGGCCCTGCTGGATGTCTCCACCGCCCAGCGGCAGACCCTGCTAAAGGTCGTGCAACAGCAGTTGCGCCCCAACCTGGTGTTTAACGAGGAGGCAACGGCCAAGCGCCGCCTGGAAGCGCGGGCGCAGGTTGCCCCGGTCCTTTTCCAGATCAAAAAAGGGGAAATGATCGTCCGGGAAGGGGAACGCGTGACCGCCGATCAGATTCTCAAGTTGAAGGCGATCCGGGATTCCGGCCGCGATAACCGCAACCTGCAGACCGTGGTCGGTCTGCTGATCTGTACCTTGCTGCTGATTTATGTCTGCTATCTGTTCGGCTACCGCAATATCAGCAAATTTCGGCCCGACTCACGCGATCTGCTCTTTTTGGCGGCGGTCTTTATCGTCCTGTTTGTGCTGATCAAGATCTCCATCTTCATTGCGACAGGGGTGGGGAATACCTTTGCCTATGTCGATTCATCGGCCTATTTCTACGCGATCCCGTTTGCCCTGGGGGCAATGCTGGTCAGAATCGTGCTCAATTCGGAGACCGCTTTTCTGTTTGCCGTCTGTTGCTCGTTGCTGGTCGGGGTTTTGTTCGGTAACAGCCTGATGATGGCACTGTTCGCGTTAACCGGCAGCCTGGTCGGTGCTCACGGTGTGCGCCACTGTCAACAGCGGGCAACCTTATACCGTGCCGCTCTATGGATCGGCCTGACTAATATGGTTCTGTTGCTCGGCATCCATTTTCTCAGTGGGCGCAGTTTTGAACTGCAGCTGCTCTGGAAACTGGGGTTCGGGCTGCTCGGCGGGCTGGCGAGTGCGGTTGTGGTCAACGGTACGGTGCCGCTGGTCGAATCCGTGTTCAAGTACACCACCGATATCAAACTGCTGGAGCTGGCCAATATGAATTCGCCGGTGTTGCGGCAGTTGATGATCGAGGCTCCGGGAACCTACCACCATTCGATCCTGGTCGGCAACCTGGCCGAGTGCGCCGCCGAGGCCATTAATGCCAACCCGCTGCTGGCCAGGGTGGCCGCCTATTATCATGATATTGGCAAGATCAAAAAGCCCCTGTATTTTATTGAAAATTCGGGTGGACAACGGAACAAGCACGATAAACTTGCGCCGTCCATGAGCGCGCTGATTTTGACCTCCCATGTTAAAGACGGCGTGGAATTGGCCAAAGAGCACAAGTTGGGGACGGAGCTGATGGATATTATCCAGCAGCATCACGGGACCACCCTGATCAAGTTTTTTTATGATCGCGCCAAAAGCCAGGCCGACCCCGGCGTCCAGCAGATCTCCGAGCGCGATTATCGTTATCACGGGCCAAAGCCCCAGACCCGGGAAGCCGCACTGATCATGCTGGCCGATGCCATCGAGGCCGCCAGCCGGACCCTGACCGATCCGACCCCGGCGCGGATTCAGGGCATGGTCCAGAAGCTGATCAACAATATTTTCATCGATGGACAGCTCAACGAATGTGACCTGACCCTGAAGGATCTCAACCTGATTGCCAGGAGTTTCAATCGAGTTCTGTCCGGTTCATTCCATCACCGGGTCGACTATCCGGAACCGGTTCACATTGTCAGAGAAAAGACCGAAGTTGTCGATAAGGCTCCGGTTAAAGATAAAGCAAGGATAAAAAGTGCGAATTCAGATCGAAAATCAACAGACCCGGCACAAGATTCTGAAACGACAGCTGCGCAAGATAGCCCAGAAGATCTTAAACGTCTCGGGATTTCCTGA